A single genomic interval of Koleobacter methoxysyntrophicus harbors:
- a CDS encoding MoaD/ThiS family protein, whose translation MINITIKAEGIKESSGISFKVKANSSILDAMKQIIESKQSGYDFLSNVFFHEEKDYSVKVYMVLVNNKIVRYTNFDNYKLCDRDEITIILPFAGG comes from the coding sequence ATGATTAATATTACTATTAAAGCTGAAGGAATTAAAGAAAGTAGTGGAATATCTTTTAAAGTAAAGGCTAATTCGTCAATATTGGATGCGATGAAACAAATTATTGAAAGTAAACAGAGCGGATATGATTTCTTAAGTAACGTTTTTTTCCACGAAGAAAAAGATTACTCAGTTAAAGTATATATGGTATTAGTAAATAATAAAATAGTTCGTTACACCAATTTTGATAATTATAAATTGTGTGATAGAGACGAAATCACCATAATTTTGCCTTTTGCGGGAGGTTAA
- a CDS encoding YhdT family protein gives MSQPKIERDFKEDKRYKQANKEALITIALFIINFIWWYGFAYGLGSKPVEEYSYVMGLPSWFFYSCVLGLIVFSLATWVMVKYFFKDIPLDDDERGVNNE, from the coding sequence ATGAGCCAGCCAAAAATAGAAAGGGATTTTAAGGAGGACAAGAGGTACAAACAAGCCAATAAAGAGGCGTTAATTACCATTGCTTTGTTCATAATTAATTTTATTTGGTGGTATGGCTTCGCCTACGGCCTGGGTTCTAAGCCGGTAGAAGAGTATTCATATGTAATGGGGCTTCCATCATGGTTCTTCTACAGCTGTGTTTTAGGTCTTATAGTTTTTTCCCTTGCTACGTGGGTTATGGTGAAGTATTTTTTCAAAGACATCCCGCTGGACGATGATGAAAGGGGGGTGAACAATGAGTAA
- a CDS encoding 4Fe-4S dicluster domain-containing protein, whose product MKRLFLDYSKCIGCRLCELTCSAEKAGVYNPKKSRIRSYRIGIPEQIVISYCRHCDEAVCMESCPVNAIEKDTDGAVIINAEKCIGCENCVDSCPAQAIFMDHNEGTIPIKCDLCHGNPKCVDACPRDALKYGEYAAGELLPPDKILEKLLKNYGLSLQEFQASFEE is encoded by the coding sequence ATGAAAAGACTCTTTTTAGATTATTCAAAATGTATTGGTTGTAGATTGTGTGAACTCACCTGTTCTGCAGAGAAAGCAGGAGTATATAACCCCAAAAAATCAAGGATTCGTTCATACCGCATAGGTATTCCTGAACAAATCGTTATATCATATTGTCGTCATTGTGATGAAGCAGTGTGTATGGAAAGTTGCCCTGTTAATGCGATAGAAAAAGATACCGATGGAGCAGTAATAATAAATGCGGAAAAGTGTATTGGATGTGAAAATTGTGTAGATAGTTGCCCGGCCCAAGCCATATTTATGGACCATAATGAGGGAACTATACCAATTAAATGCGATTTATGTCATGGAAATCCTAAATGTGTAGATGCTTGTCCTCGAGATGCTTTAAAGTATGGCGAGTATGCGGCGGGTGAATTGTTGCCACCAGACAAAATATTAGAAAAACTTTTAAAGAATTACGGTTTATCATTACAAGAATTTCAAGCATCCTTCGAGGAATGA
- a CDS encoding aldehyde ferredoxin oxidoreductase family protein — translation MFNYGGYAGRLLYINLSTKEIQIEKLCKEFAEDYIGGNGFGAKLLFDMVPAGVDPLGPDNVLIFTVGPLQGTGLPAVSSRSAIITKSPLTGFFIDSYFGGQFGAELKYAGYDALVISGKSPNPVYIWVDDDKVELRDASHLWGLKTFETQIKLKREIGDENIAVAVIGPSGENQSLISCTISGVRAAGRGGTGAILGSKNLKAIALRGSHDVKVTDIMEAQGLMRKLNEKIRSNPGTGVGLPSIGTIGVVNVVNNLGILGTNNWQTEFFHDAVKIGPESAKEFILKHDTCFCCSIACGKLTKTKKQEYFGASTIGPEYETLWSFGSNCGVNDIEAIILADRLCDEYGIDTISLGTVIAFVMECYEKGLINEKFFEGISGTSPVFGNKTAMLQMVKLAAVRKGVGDKLVKGVKRLAEEIGKDSERFAIHAKGLEIPAHSARGIPGMAVGYATSNRGGSHQDGRPTAERIGLVDINQIKGKGYFQVDVQRMTTIADCFINCRMTESILGIEGITQDYADLINIVTGMNKSINDLITVADRVYALERAFNIREGASRKDDTIPYRFTHEPIPDGPSKGKYLSEDVLNNLVDEVYEKRGYDKETGAPTKETLKNLKLDFVIDELYKD, via the coding sequence ATGTTTAATTATGGAGGATATGCAGGTAGGCTATTATACATAAATTTATCAACAAAAGAAATACAAATCGAAAAACTATGTAAAGAATTTGCAGAAGATTACATTGGAGGGAATGGATTTGGAGCCAAACTTCTTTTTGATATGGTTCCGGCAGGAGTAGACCCTTTAGGACCAGATAATGTTTTGATATTCACAGTAGGACCGTTACAAGGTACTGGTTTGCCTGCAGTAAGTAGCAGAAGTGCTATTATAACTAAGTCACCCTTGACTGGATTTTTTATTGATTCATATTTTGGAGGTCAATTTGGTGCAGAACTAAAATATGCTGGGTATGATGCGCTAGTAATAAGTGGCAAATCGCCAAATCCAGTATATATATGGGTTGATGATGATAAGGTAGAACTGCGTGATGCTAGTCATCTATGGGGCTTAAAAACGTTTGAAACTCAAATTAAATTGAAACGTGAAATTGGAGATGAAAACATTGCAGTAGCTGTGATTGGACCTTCAGGAGAGAATCAATCATTAATCTCTTGTACGATTTCTGGAGTCCGTGCTGCTGGTCGAGGAGGCACAGGAGCAATTCTGGGTTCAAAAAACCTAAAAGCTATCGCATTAAGAGGTTCCCATGACGTTAAGGTAACTGATATTATGGAAGCTCAAGGCTTAATGCGTAAACTTAACGAGAAAATTAGATCCAATCCTGGTACGGGTGTAGGGTTACCGAGTATAGGAACAATAGGTGTAGTTAATGTTGTCAACAATTTAGGTATACTAGGTACCAATAATTGGCAAACTGAGTTTTTCCATGATGCAGTAAAAATTGGCCCTGAGAGCGCAAAAGAATTTATCTTAAAGCATGACACTTGTTTTTGTTGCAGCATTGCATGTGGTAAATTAACTAAGACTAAAAAGCAAGAGTATTTTGGTGCAAGTACTATTGGCCCAGAATATGAGACTCTTTGGTCTTTTGGATCTAACTGTGGTGTTAATGATATTGAAGCTATTATTTTAGCAGACAGATTATGCGATGAATATGGAATTGATACTATTTCATTAGGAACAGTTATTGCATTTGTCATGGAATGTTATGAAAAAGGTCTAATTAACGAGAAATTTTTCGAAGGTATTTCAGGAACATCCCCTGTGTTTGGAAATAAGACAGCTATGCTTCAAATGGTTAAGCTTGCTGCGGTCAGAAAGGGTGTAGGAGACAAATTAGTAAAGGGGGTAAAAAGATTAGCAGAGGAAATAGGTAAGGACAGCGAACGCTTCGCTATTCATGCAAAAGGGCTTGAAATTCCAGCTCATTCTGCTCGTGGTATTCCCGGTATGGCGGTAGGATATGCAACTTCTAACAGGGGCGGGTCACATCAGGACGGAAGACCAACTGCAGAGCGTATTGGATTAGTCGATATTAACCAGATTAAGGGAAAAGGATATTTTCAAGTGGATGTTCAAAGAATGACAACTATTGCAGACTGTTTTATTAATTGCAGGATGACAGAGTCAATTTTAGGTATAGAAGGTATAACTCAGGATTATGCAGATTTGATTAACATAGTAACCGGTATGAATAAATCAATTAACGATTTAATTACGGTAGCCGACCGTGTTTATGCATTAGAAAGAGCATTTAACATTAGGGAAGGCGCATCCAGGAAAGACGATACAATACCATACCGCTTTACCCACGAACCAATTCCCGACGGTCCGTCAAAAGGAAAATATCTTTCTGAAGACGTACTTAATAATCTTGTAGACGAAGTATACGAGAAAAGAGGTTATGATAAAGAGACTGGTGCACCAACTAAAGAAACATTGAAAAACCTCAAGTTAGATTTTGTGATCGACGAACTATATAAAGATTAA
- a CDS encoding sodium/proline symporter, with protein MVIERVIFFLYLMMLVCIGTYHRRRASTLEGYLLGGRNIGPAVTALTMQSTSMSGYMFMGGPAFGYQVGWHSLWYAVGDAGGGIVNLSILGRRMRRLSEILGCLSPIEYLEKRYESPAIRVIGSFIAIVFLSAYVFAQFISAGKAFSSLFGLSYAVSLIVAVTAILIYTTTSGYLAVVWNDFIQGIIMVVSMTVILIMSLIKLGGLTGLNTALSEIDPTYLSIWGKGLQYQNQWGMIIGAILIYAIGYMGLPHVVVRHMSMKSSETAKDALVYATIWNQFFVYAPYILGLIGIVMLPNLNDPEMVIPELAFTFLPRAAAAIVLCAIMAAVITTADSLLMQAGSILSRDVYQRFINPNANEKQLVLASRLLVLAVGVVGVIVALFQPPAVFSLVVFAFGVLGNSFMVPYIAAVYWEDANKIGALGSMIGGGLTNFIWTLANLESPTGIHPYLAGLLVSIACFFIFNRFGSRPSAEIVDAVRKAQGTAKIKIPKGIQATSSKILVPEAKAVAEFIVSRNCKSYDQVRIKLSF; from the coding sequence ATGGTAATTGAAAGGGTTATTTTCTTCCTTTATCTTATGATGCTTGTATGTATAGGTACTTATCATCGTAGACGCGCATCGACTCTTGAAGGTTATTTATTAGGAGGGAGAAACATAGGTCCTGCTGTTACTGCCCTAACTATGCAGTCAACTTCCATGAGCGGTTACATGTTTATGGGAGGGCCTGCATTTGGCTACCAGGTTGGATGGCATTCTCTTTGGTATGCAGTAGGCGATGCAGGGGGAGGCATAGTAAATCTAAGCATTTTGGGCAGAAGGATGAGGCGGCTTTCAGAAATCCTGGGATGCCTGTCTCCGATTGAATATCTGGAAAAAAGGTATGAGTCTCCTGCTATAAGGGTAATTGGATCTTTTATCGCCATTGTATTCCTTTCAGCATATGTATTTGCCCAGTTTATATCGGCAGGTAAAGCGTTCTCATCCCTTTTCGGTCTATCATATGCTGTGTCTCTGATAGTGGCAGTTACGGCCATTTTAATATATACAACCACAAGTGGTTATCTGGCTGTTGTCTGGAATGATTTTATTCAAGGAATAATTATGGTTGTAAGTATGACGGTAATACTGATTATGAGCCTGATAAAGCTAGGAGGCCTAACGGGATTAAATACAGCCCTTTCCGAGATCGATCCAACCTATTTGAGTATTTGGGGCAAAGGACTCCAATACCAAAACCAATGGGGTATGATCATAGGAGCTATTCTCATTTATGCTATCGGTTATATGGGCCTTCCTCACGTGGTTGTAAGACACATGTCGATGAAGAGCAGCGAAACTGCAAAAGATGCCCTTGTGTATGCAACAATATGGAATCAGTTTTTTGTTTATGCACCGTATATTTTAGGGCTAATCGGAATAGTAATGCTGCCAAATCTGAATGACCCTGAGATGGTTATTCCAGAACTTGCTTTTACCTTCTTACCCCGCGCAGCGGCTGCTATTGTGCTTTGTGCTATTATGGCTGCCGTTATAACGACAGCTGATTCCCTATTGATGCAAGCAGGTTCAATTTTGTCAAGGGATGTATATCAACGCTTTATTAACCCTAATGCAAACGAGAAACAATTAGTTTTGGCATCAAGATTACTGGTTTTAGCTGTAGGTGTTGTTGGGGTAATTGTGGCTTTGTTCCAACCCCCTGCAGTCTTCAGCCTGGTTGTCTTCGCTTTCGGAGTTTTAGGAAATTCCTTTATGGTACCATACATAGCTGCAGTTTACTGGGAAGATGCTAATAAAATCGGGGCTTTAGGCTCAATGATAGGTGGAGGCCTTACCAATTTTATATGGACTCTCGCAAATCTTGAAAGCCCTACGGGAATTCACCCTTATCTTGCAGGATTACTAGTTTCCATTGCCTGTTTCTTTATTTTCAACAGGTTCGGCAGCAGACCTTCAGCGGAAATTGTTGATGCTGTTAGAAAAGCACAGGGTACGGCTAAAATTAAGATTCCTAAAGGGATACAGGCAACCAGCAGTAAAATACTAGTCCCTGAAGCAAAAGCAGTAGCCGAATTCATTGTTTCGAGAAACTGTAAATCTTATGATCAGGTCAGAATAAAACTCAGCTTTTGA
- a CDS encoding sigma-54 interaction domain-containing protein, which produces MQYLERFLDEIPFGFFIIYSNNRISYANKKGKFFLKDPKNKSYIENLIKKFNGIKKKITTNKKEFVIEIFKMEGPEGDRDFYCVLVYDDDHVTNLFFNTETSDEYKAILDSIQDAVFIDDEHGNTLWINKACERLYRIERKNVIGKSSDKLEEMGVLNPSVAKLVIKEKKQVSILQNTKYGKKLLITGTPIQDNNGIIRKIVSTSRDITELVHLKNELEVVSKELDELRHKHFDLEGFVVKSKEMQNLMHLVNKLALIDTTVLICGESGVGKGEIAKYIHKSGKRKDKPFITINCGAIPELLLESELFGYEPGAFTGSSREGKMGLFEVAHQGTIFLDEVAELPLNLQVKILQVIQDKEFKRVGGLKPIKTDVRIIAATNKDLKKMVDENRFREDLYYRLNVVPIHIPALRERKEDIIPLINYFLAEQNKKYGVLKRIDSSAMNCLVKYSWPGNVRELKNIIERLVITASDDVITIEHLPGFIVEHTEPNSSINVNGIIKLKDAVKEIEKQIIKRAIAKYKTTRKAAQVLGVSQPTIVRKMKKYRIVDT; this is translated from the coding sequence TTGCAGTATTTAGAACGTTTTTTGGATGAAATCCCTTTTGGTTTTTTTATTATTTATTCTAACAACAGAATATCCTATGCAAATAAAAAAGGCAAATTTTTTTTAAAAGATCCGAAGAACAAAAGCTATATTGAAAATTTAATAAAGAAGTTCAACGGAATAAAAAAAAAGATAACTACAAATAAAAAAGAGTTTGTTATAGAAATATTTAAAATGGAGGGGCCAGAGGGAGACAGAGATTTCTATTGTGTACTTGTATATGATGACGACCATGTAACCAATCTATTTTTTAATACCGAGACATCTGATGAATACAAGGCTATCTTGGATTCAATCCAAGACGCAGTTTTTATTGACGATGAACACGGAAATACCCTTTGGATAAATAAGGCATGTGAACGTTTATACAGAATTGAAAGAAAGAATGTAATCGGCAAAAGCAGTGATAAGCTTGAGGAAATGGGTGTGTTAAATCCATCTGTAGCGAAATTGGTAATCAAGGAAAAAAAACAAGTAAGCATCCTCCAAAATACAAAATATGGAAAGAAATTGCTTATTACAGGGACTCCGATACAGGATAATAATGGAATCATTCGTAAAATTGTCAGCACTTCAAGGGACATTACCGAACTAGTGCATCTAAAGAATGAGCTTGAAGTTGTCAGTAAAGAGCTTGACGAACTTCGACATAAACATTTTGATCTTGAAGGCTTTGTTGTAAAAAGCAAAGAAATGCAAAATTTGATGCACCTTGTAAACAAGTTGGCCTTAATAGACACTACAGTTTTAATATGCGGTGAATCGGGGGTAGGAAAAGGCGAAATAGCAAAGTATATTCATAAATCGGGAAAGCGCAAGGATAAACCCTTTATAACAATCAATTGTGGTGCCATACCTGAACTACTTCTGGAATCCGAATTATTCGGATATGAACCGGGTGCATTTACAGGTTCCAGTAGAGAAGGCAAGATGGGATTGTTTGAAGTAGCTCACCAAGGTACGATATTTTTAGATGAAGTGGCAGAACTACCCTTGAATTTACAGGTAAAAATATTACAGGTTATTCAGGATAAAGAATTTAAAAGGGTTGGAGGATTGAAACCTATAAAAACTGATGTAAGGATTATTGCCGCAACTAACAAAGATTTAAAGAAAATGGTTGACGAAAACCGGTTCAGGGAAGACCTTTATTACAGATTAAATGTCGTTCCAATACATATTCCAGCTTTAAGGGAAAGAAAAGAAGATATTATCCCATTGATCAATTATTTTTTAGCAGAACAGAACAAAAAATATGGTGTTTTAAAAAGAATTGATTCCAGTGCAATGAACTGCCTTGTAAAATACTCATGGCCCGGCAATGTTCGAGAATTAAAAAACATAATTGAAAGACTCGTAATAACTGCATCAGATGATGTTATAACAATAGAGCACCTGCCCGGCTTTATTGTCGAGCATACAGAACCCAACAGCAGTATTAATGTTAATGGGATAATAAAGCTCAAGGATGCTGTTAAAGAAATCGAAAAACAGATCATAAAAAGAGCCATTGCAAAATACAAAACAACCAGAAAGGCAGCACAGGTTCTAGGAGTGAGTCAGCCTACAATTGTAAGGAAAATGAAAAAATATAGAATAGTTGATACATAA
- a CDS encoding MoaD/ThiS family protein has protein sequence MKIKIKLYGHLYWYTDKKKEMEIQARQKSIESILNELNIPVGEIAMVTINKNKAELNALPQAGDLVEVYPVIGGG, from the coding sequence ATGAAAATCAAGATTAAGCTGTATGGACACTTATACTGGTACACCGATAAAAAGAAGGAAATGGAAATACAGGCACGGCAAAAAAGTATAGAATCAATCCTTAATGAGTTGAATATTCCCGTTGGTGAAATAGCTATGGTAACAATTAATAAAAACAAGGCCGAGCTGAATGCCCTGCCGCAGGCCGGTGATTTAGTTGAGGTTTATCCTGTAATCGGAGGAGGTTAG
- a CDS encoding aldehyde ferredoxin oxidoreductase family protein: MAYGYMGKLLEVNLTTGETSQRPIGEEYFRKYLGGSGVAARILIDEFDHRVDPLSPENPIIFMNGLLTGIAVPTAAKSSFVSKSPLTGIWNEATVGGHWGEQVKRCGYDGIIITGKSQKPVYLWITDEKVEIRPAEHLIGKDVYETSDTIKAETDQKAVVACIGPAGENQNKIAGIMIGGNETRAAGRGGIGAVMGSKNLKAIAARGKLSPQVKDREKLKEQLKAFLPELQKNARGLYDFGTAGGVQGVEANGDLPIKNWTLGDWAEGAAKTCGQYMAEQGITVSHHACFSCSIRCGKDARVDVGPYAGSIGHGPEYETCAAFGANILNDNIQYLVAANDMCNRFGLDTICTGNAIAMAMECYEHGLITKQDTGGLELTWGNGPAVLEMIKKIAYREGIGEVFADGVVNAAEKIGGIAGEFAIHVKGLSVAFHDPRAFTSMAANYATANRGGCHLEGLTYFCESGAFPPELIGFYKPLDKRSDDNKAELAVRMQNFMNTFNALGLCKFLIRGKTKPEDITSWVNAVTGWDLTGEELMLIGERLHNLKRMYNVRLGISRKDDMLPPRLMCHDRKTGAAGGILPHMGRLLSEYYSLRGWTEEGIPREEKLAQLGLA; encoded by the coding sequence ATGGCTTATGGTTACATGGGCAAATTGCTCGAAGTCAATCTAACAACAGGGGAAACCTCTCAGAGACCGATAGGTGAAGAATACTTTCGGAAGTATTTAGGAGGGAGCGGAGTAGCAGCGCGGATACTCATAGATGAATTCGACCATAGGGTTGACCCGTTAAGCCCTGAAAACCCGATAATATTCATGAACGGGCTGTTGACGGGTATTGCCGTGCCAACGGCTGCAAAGAGCTCCTTCGTATCCAAGTCTCCCTTAACAGGCATCTGGAACGAAGCAACCGTTGGAGGCCATTGGGGTGAACAGGTAAAAAGATGCGGATACGACGGCATAATAATAACCGGGAAATCACAAAAGCCCGTATATCTCTGGATTACCGATGAGAAGGTTGAGATAAGGCCTGCAGAGCATCTGATAGGGAAAGACGTATATGAAACCTCAGATACAATAAAGGCAGAGACCGATCAAAAAGCCGTAGTAGCCTGCATCGGTCCTGCAGGCGAGAACCAGAACAAGATAGCAGGGATAATGATCGGCGGGAATGAGACCAGGGCGGCAGGCAGAGGCGGTATCGGAGCAGTAATGGGCTCTAAAAACCTAAAAGCAATAGCTGCAAGGGGTAAACTATCTCCACAGGTAAAAGACCGTGAAAAACTGAAAGAACAGTTAAAGGCCTTCCTGCCCGAGCTGCAGAAGAACGCCAGAGGCCTGTATGATTTCGGAACAGCTGGTGGTGTGCAGGGAGTAGAGGCAAACGGTGATCTTCCCATCAAAAACTGGACCCTGGGAGATTGGGCAGAAGGTGCGGCAAAAACCTGTGGCCAGTATATGGCAGAACAGGGTATTACCGTATCCCACCATGCATGTTTCAGCTGTTCAATACGATGCGGTAAAGATGCAAGGGTAGACGTAGGGCCCTATGCCGGCAGTATAGGCCACGGCCCCGAATATGAAACCTGTGCCGCCTTTGGTGCCAACATCCTAAATGACAATATACAGTATCTGGTAGCTGCCAATGACATGTGCAACAGGTTCGGGTTGGATACAATTTGCACGGGTAATGCCATAGCTATGGCAATGGAATGCTACGAACACGGCCTCATCACAAAACAAGATACCGGCGGTCTGGAACTGACATGGGGCAACGGCCCTGCAGTGTTGGAAATGATAAAAAAGATTGCCTACAGAGAAGGTATAGGTGAGGTTTTTGCAGATGGTGTTGTTAATGCTGCCGAAAAAATAGGCGGTATTGCCGGGGAATTTGCCATTCATGTAAAGGGATTGTCGGTTGCTTTTCATGACCCCAGGGCTTTTACCAGCATGGCTGCCAACTATGCGACAGCCAACAGGGGCGGATGCCATTTAGAGGGGCTGACCTATTTCTGTGAATCAGGTGCATTTCCTCCCGAACTGATCGGGTTTTATAAACCGCTTGATAAACGCAGTGATGACAACAAAGCCGAACTGGCCGTAAGGATGCAGAACTTCATGAACACCTTTAATGCTTTAGGCCTGTGCAAGTTCCTCATCAGGGGCAAAACAAAACCCGAGGATATAACATCATGGGTAAATGCGGTAACCGGCTGGGACCTAACAGGAGAAGAACTGATGCTTATAGGGGAAAGACTCCACAACCTGAAGCGAATGTACAATGTAAGGCTTGGTATCAGCAGAAAGGATGATATGTTGCCACCGAGGCTGATGTGTCATGACAGGAAAACCGGTGCAGCCGGAGGGATCTTACCCCATATGGGCCGCCTGTTAAGTGAATATTACAGCCTAAGGGGCTGGACCGAAGAGGGGATACCTAGGGAAGAAAAACTAGCCCAGCTGGGTTTGGCCTGA
- a CDS encoding aminotransferase class III-fold pyridoxal phosphate-dependent enzyme: MVYNNNGERIKQDDLKYNLHSWSAQGKLDPVVVTKAEGIYFWDAWGKRYFDMSSQLVNVNIGHGNKKVIEAIKKQAEKIPYMAPPFAIDVKAEAAKKILEVAPDSMGKVFFACGGAEANENAIKIARMFTGRHKIFSRYRSYHGATYGAANLTGEPRRFPSEPGIPGFIKFFDPYLYRAPFEFKDEEEASKYYVGQLREQIEYEGPQNVAAIFLETVTGSNGVIIPPKGYLKGVRELCDEFNILLVCDEVMTGWGRTGKWFAFENWDIEPDIITFAKGVTCGYIPLGGVIVSKKIAEYFNDNVLWCGLTYNGHPMGCAAAIATIDVYKEENLIENANKMGVVLGQELEKLKSKHPCVGDVRYIGLFSAVELVKDKETKEPLVPYGRDSEKIMPKVLKMLITEGFWTYYHENMIIVAPPLIIKEEEIKEAMQIMDKVLDFVDNNIVK, from the coding sequence ATGGTCTATAACAACAATGGCGAACGTATCAAACAGGATGATTTAAAGTATAACCTGCATAGCTGGAGCGCCCAGGGAAAATTGGATCCTGTAGTTGTAACCAAAGCAGAAGGCATATATTTTTGGGATGCATGGGGCAAGAGATATTTTGACATGTCATCCCAGCTGGTAAACGTCAATATAGGTCACGGTAATAAAAAGGTTATAGAGGCAATAAAAAAGCAGGCAGAGAAAATACCATATATGGCTCCACCATTTGCCATAGACGTGAAAGCTGAAGCAGCAAAGAAGATTCTAGAGGTAGCTCCTGACAGCATGGGCAAGGTATTTTTTGCCTGCGGCGGAGCCGAAGCCAATGAAAACGCCATAAAGATAGCCAGGATGTTCACAGGCAGACACAAGATATTTTCCAGATACAGGTCATATCATGGTGCCACATATGGAGCAGCCAACCTGACAGGAGAGCCCCGGAGATTTCCCAGTGAACCGGGTATACCGGGTTTTATAAAGTTTTTTGACCCATATCTATACAGAGCACCCTTTGAATTTAAGGATGAAGAGGAAGCTAGCAAGTATTATGTAGGTCAGTTAAGAGAACAGATAGAATATGAAGGTCCACAGAATGTAGCGGCTATCTTTTTAGAGACTGTTACCGGCAGCAACGGGGTTATCATACCGCCTAAGGGATATTTAAAAGGAGTAAGGGAACTGTGTGATGAATTTAATATCTTGCTGGTATGTGATGAGGTTATGACTGGTTGGGGCAGAACCGGTAAATGGTTTGCATTTGAGAACTGGGATATTGAACCTGATATAATAACCTTTGCCAAGGGGGTCACATGCGGATATATTCCTCTAGGTGGTGTTATTGTAAGTAAGAAGATAGCCGAGTATTTCAATGACAACGTGTTGTGGTGCGGCCTGACTTACAATGGTCATCCTATGGGGTGTGCGGCAGCCATAGCCACCATTGACGTATATAAAGAAGAGAATCTTATAGAAAACGCTAACAAGATGGGTGTAGTATTGGGGCAGGAACTGGAAAAGTTAAAATCCAAGCATCCATGTGTGGGGGATGTAAGATATATAGGGCTTTTTTCAGCAGTAGAGCTTGTAAAAGATAAGGAGACGAAAGAACCGCTGGTACCGTATGGTAGAGATTCTGAAAAAATTATGCCGAAGGTCCTGAAAATGTTAATCACTGAGGGATTCTGGACATATTATCACGAAAATATGATTATTGTTGCTCCACCTTTGATCATTAAAGAAGAGGAAATTAAGGAAGCTATGCAGATTATGGATAAGGTCCTGGATTTTGTTGATAATAATATTGTAAAATAA